The following is a genomic window from Desulfonatronum thiosulfatophilum.
CCGGCGGTAAATTCCTCGTTGGCTTTTTGCAGGGCAATCATGGCCTCATGAAAAAAAGCTTGTGAAGATATCCGTGGAAAATCAGCCACGGGTCGCATCAGTTTCCGAACAGTCAAATATGAATCCACAGATGCCTCCTGTTGCATTCCGGTTTTTGCATTCCGAAATGGTTAGATTGTTGTCACTTATGAGCTATTGCCTGTCTGATTTTCGAACAGAGCAGGTCAACGTCACAGGGGACGAGAACATCATCAAATGAGCCAATCTTCATCCCGTCGATGGAATATTGCAGGCAATCCGGGTTGGTCATCAGGATGACCTTGGTCTTCGGGCTGACATCGAGAATCAGTCGCAGCATCTCGAGGCCTTCCCTCCGCAACCCGTCCAGGCCCAGAAGAGCAACGTCGATTTGCTCCTCGTTAAGCAACTGAATCAGTTCCTGCCGATCTTCAGCAATACAGACATTGAAGCAGCGTTGCCGCAGGTGGTGGACCAGGTTGTCGCGAAAGAGATGATCAGGCTCAACGACCAATAGGCGCATGGATGCTCCACTCCAGGGACAAGAAGTTGCGCAAAAGTGCACTTGCCCGGATATATGAGCCATAGGCAATTCATGTGCCAAATGTAACGATTAATTAAAACAGATAGTTGTGGATTGTGGTAGGCGTGAAGAATTCATTTTGAAACAAAATGAATCAAATTTTGCGTTTCAATTTGAAACACAATGAGGCGGGTAGTTCACAGGTGAAGGGGATGCTAAACGGGGCGCTGGATGTCCCCGGAGGAGAGGCGCGAATCGGCGAAGCGCCGCAGCGCCCAATGATAATCGCCGATGACCGAATCGATGATTTTAATATGCTTCCAGGTCAGATAGTCGTAGTATTCTTGTTCTATGCCGCCGCAGATCATGACGGTGATTTTCTCCGTTAGAAGCAATCGGCATAGATTTTCAGCGGATGACTGCGGCAAAACGAGTGTTCTTTCATTGGAGATTGCGCCATCAGCGGATACCTCGGCGAGAAAAAGGCCTAATGCGAGGTCGAATCGGGGAGCGACGTCATCCTCGTGCAGGACGATCAGTATCTTTCCGCTGGAAGAAGGCGTTATTTGATGATCTGTTTTTTTCATTTACTGCCTGAGAAGCAACCTTAGTTGCTTTCTGGGGATTGGATTATCCGTGAGTAGCATGAAACAGAGATAATCCGTCTTATCGAGCAGAGCTTGGTCAGGTACGCCAACCTCGCTCTGCCCGTTGTCCCTAGAATGCTCTACACCGATAATGTCGGCGTACGTCAATCAACCTCGACGCGATGTGATTTCCCTGGCTTCGGCCTCGCGAATTTTTTCTTCACGGTCGCGTTTTATTTTTTCCGCTTGTTTGACTTTCTCCACCAGATCTTCGATTTCCGCGGGCTTCATCAGATAATCGAAGGCCCCAAGCTTCATGCCGTCGATGGCTGATTCGACGGTGGCATGGGCCGTGAGCATGATGACCTCGATCAGGGGGAAACGGTTCTTGATTTCCTTCAGTGTCGCGATTCCGTCCATGCCTGGCATTTTCACGTCCAGAACGACAATGTCAATGTCGTGATGCTGGTCAAGTTGGTCCAGAGCCTCTTGACCGCTGTTGGCCGTAAAAATTTCAAAATCGCGTTTGGAGAGACGTTTGACCATTGTCTCGATGAATGGGACTTCGTCGTCGACAAGAAGAACTTTTGCCAGTGACATATCAGCCTCCGGGTTGATGTTTGATATCATAAGATATTTGCATAGGGCCATAGTCAATTACCCCCTAAAGGGGTAAATAAATGGGTGAACCTGCATGTTCTTCGGGCAACGTCCTTTGCATGCGTCACCTGCTCAAGACAAATTCTGCTTTTGTTCGACATTGGTCAAGGGCAGGCGGACGACGAAGAGGGAGCCGGCGTCGACTTGGCTTATTACCTTAATTTCGCCGCCCATGTTGTTGATGATGGTGTAGCAGATGGACAATCCGAGGCCTGTTCCCTTGCCGACGGCCTTCGTCGTAAAAAAAGGGTCGAAAATGCGGGAGAGGTTGGCCTTGGGGATGCCCACGCCGGTATCCGCGAAATGTACCTCGGCGATGTTGTTAATCTGGCTGGAGGTTGAGGTTATGGTAAGGATTCCGCCTTTCTCCTCCATGGCGTCAAGAGCGTTGTTGATCAGGTTGAGGCAAACTTGTTGCATTTCCGAGGTTGAGGCGGGTATGGCCGGGAGGTTCTGGTCAAGGTTCAGTTCAATCCGGCAATTGGCGTAGAGAGCTCTTTTTTCGGACAACGCAGACACTTCTTCAATCAAGGAATTCAAATGAACGTCTTCCACCCGCAAATTCGATTTACGGGCAAAGCTGAGCATCTTGTGGGTAATGTCCCGGCAGCGGGAGCCCTGGTTGCGGATCTGGGCCAAGGCACGGAGCAATTCCTCGAAATTTGAGGATTTCGCCAGTTCTTTGTCTTCCTGGAGCAGATCCTCCATCCAGCCGGCTTCCTCGACCATGATGGCAACGGGGTTGTTGATCTCATGAGCGATGCCCGCGGCCATCTCGCCAATGGAAGCCATTTTTCCCGTCTCGATGACTTGCTCGTTGATGTTCTGCATGGCCAGGAGGTCGCGCAGGTGCTCCCCGGCCAGTGCTCTGTGCAGCAAGAATGCCGCTGTTCCAATTCCCGCGAACCCCAGAGTGACCAGTCCGGCCATGAGGATGTGCGGCGAGATTCCGCCATACGTCGTCACGGATTCACTGGAGCCCAGGGATAGCCAGAAAAGCGCCATGGCACCTAAGTAGGACAACAATACAAGACCTAGGGAGACGAACAAGGTTGTGTTGCTGTGCCGTGACGGTTGGGCGGACATGAATATTTCCTGGTAATATTTTTCTTGCAGGCAAGGTATCATTGCTTTTATCCTTGAGTGGTTGTTTATTCAAGTGTCTACATGCTGAACTTATAATGGAGTGCTGTCTTGTCGGAAGTTCATGGACTGTTTTCAAGTGCTGTTTCGTTTCAGAAAATTTTGGATGAAATTCCCATGGGCGCCATGCTGCTGGACTCGGACCGGAGGATTGTCGCCGTGAACCGGGCCCTGGAAGCCATGACCGGATTTGTCCGCGGGGATGCGTGCGGGATTCGTTGCGCGAACATTTTACGCAATGCCGTCTGTATCGAAAATTGTCCGGTGGAGAAGGGTCATTTCGACCTGGAATCGGAACCATGCTGCCTGGACGGCAACATCATCAACAGGGATCGACAGAAGGTGCCGGTGCGGATCACCGTGGCGCCGGTGACGGATGTGCAGGGAGCTTGTTGCGGCTATTTGGAAACAGTGGAAAATCTGCAGCAGGTCGAAGGGTGGGCCTGGAAAGCCGAGAATGCTTACCGTTTTGGACATCTCATTGGCAACAGCCCGCAAATGTCCAAAATATTTCAGGCCATGCCCATGATCGGGCTGACCGATTCGACTGTCTTGATTACCGGCGAAACGGGAACCGGGAAGGATATTATCGCCGAGGCGATCCATTTGGCCTCGGATCGTTCCAAAGGGCCGTTCATCAAGGTCAATTGTGGAGCATTGCCGGAAACGCTTTTGGAATCCGAACTGTTCGGCCACCAGAAAGGCGCTTTTACTGGAGCTGGAGAAAACAAGCCCGGTCGGTTCAAGCTGGCGCACAACGGCACCTTGTTCCTTACGGAAATCGGCGATCTGCCCCTGGGGCTGCAAACCAAGCTGCTGATGTTTCTGGACGACAAGACCGTCTTCCCCCTGGGCAGCACTCAGGGGATCAAGGTCAACGTGCGGGTCATTGCCGCCACCTTGCGCGATCTGGAAACCATGGTTCAGGTTGGACAGTTTCGCAGCGATCTGCTTTTCCGGCTGAACGTGATCCGCATCCACCTCCCGCCATTGCGGGACAGGACAGGAGACGTCCTTCTTCTGCTGGATCAACTGCTGCGCACACTCTCGGAGCATGCCCACAAGAAAATCACAGGCTATTCCCCTGAAGCCCTGGAGCTTCTGCTGGAATACAGCTATCCCGGCAACGTTCGGGAACTGAAGAATATTGTTGAATATGCCGTAACATTTTGCGGAGCCGGAAAGGTGCAGCTTGCGCACCTGCCGGACTATCTGCGCCTGGAGCATGCTCGCGGTATAGGTAACACATCATCGCCTCTTCAGGAGTTTACGCCCGCTAAACAGGCTGAAAATCCGGAACGAGTCCTCCCGCATATTGTCTCAGAGGTCCCCTTGTCTTCCGGGACGACCTGGAAGGACATGGAGAAGCAGATGATTTTGGACGCCTTGAAGCAGGCCAAGGGCAAGCGCAGTCAGGCCGCGGACGCCTTGGGCTGGGGAAGAAGCACGTTGTGGCGCAAGATGAAGGCCCTTGGGTTGGACACATAAGTCTATGTTCGGGACTCGTATATGCAGGCTTTAAGATTGCATTTAAAGGGGGCGAAGTGGCGGAGAAGATGAGGATTCTGTTTGTCGATGATGAAGTCGCGTATTTGTCGACCATCATCAAGCGCCTGAAGAGCAGGGGATACCAGGTTCATGGGGCCGCAAGCGGTGCCGAGGCTTTGGAATATTTGCATCTGCATGACGTGGACGTGGTTGTCATGGATGTGAAAATGCCCGGCATGGACGGATTGAGCGTACTGCGGGAGATGAAACGGAGTTGGCCTCTGATGGAGGTCATCATGCTCACGGGACATGCCTCGGTCGAATCAGGCATTCAGGGCATGGAAATGGGCGCCTTCGACTACGTGATGAAGCCAGCCCGCTTGGAAGAACTGCTGCAGAAGCTGCAACAGGCGTACGAACGCCGCTCCTTGGCAATCGCACAATCCGTGGCATTGTGAACGTTTCGCCAATCCGGCTCGCGTTCTCATGAACTTGTGGTTCTCTTTATGAAAAGAACAAAGCCGGCCTCGCCATTTAGTAGAGGCCGGCTTTTGCGTTGAGCGGCTCAGGCATTCAAATTCCAATTGAGCCTTTGGTTCCCGGAGGAATCAACGGTTATTGCATTGAGATAAGCCGATAGAATTCGTGATTGCGGTCGTCCGCCTCGGAGACGACATTTTCAGGCTTTGGAAGGCCGGCGGCTTTCCATGCCAACAACGGATCCAGAAATTCCTCTCGAACGCATTCCTTGGGCTGGTTCAATTTCTTGCAGACAGCATGAAGAATCGGGAAGGAATTGAATTTCTTGTAATGCTCACGCATGAACTGGAGTATGGACAGGGTCTGCTCGTTGAGCTCCGGCCCGTTGTGATGCTTGAGAATCGCCCGAGCGACATCCTCGTTCCAGCACTCCGGGTCCAGCAAAAAACCATCCTGATCCACTTCACAACTTTTTCCACCAAAATCAAGCTGGGTCATACGCGTCTCCTTGTCGTCTTCATGTTGGTTGGCTTTCTTCCTATACTTAATAGAAGATTAAAACCAGGTGAAAAGGCGTCAAGCGGGTAACTGCTCAGTAAATTGCGGCAAGCATTCCTGGATGCCCGCCTCCGCGAGCATGACGTGCCTGGTAAAGCGTTCTCGTTGAAGTCATTCCCGCGAAGGCGGGAATCCAGTTGCAAGTTAAGTCGCTGGTTATGCCTGAGCTTTTGAGCAATTATTTAAGCGGGATTATGTTTTGATTGGCATGCGCGTCAAACATCTCCGGTTGACGAATCTCCCTGATCATCTTTTTTCGGTTTGCGGCGGCGGCGTTTTTTCTTTGGTTGTGATTCCGTTGTCGAAGTCTCGGCGGACATTGCCGTTGCTTTTGGGGCCGGTTTTTCCTCCGGCTTGGGCGGGGGGACATTCATGGTCTGCTGGTAGAGTTCGTCAAGGAGGATGGCCAGCAGGGCGGAGGTGTCCTCGTTATGTGCAAACCTGGGAATGGTCGGAACAAACCGCGCGGTACGCTCCTTCTGCGCCAGGGTCATGGTGCGGCGCTTGTTTTCCAGCATCACGGTGATGCGGTCCTCGAGAACCGCGGTGACGTCTTCCTCTTCCGGCGTCTTGCGCTCCAGCATGTTGATGTTGAACCGGGCGGCGATGCGACCCAGCTCGATTTTTTCCATGATGTCCACCAGGGTGATGACCCGGCCCGTGGCTCCGGCCCGGCCGGTGCGCCCGGCGCGATGGATATAGGATTCCGGGTCCTCCGGCGCCTCGTACAGGAAGACATGGGACAGGCCCGGGATGTCAATGCCCCGTCCGGCCACGTCCGTGGCCACCAGGAAACGCAGCTTTCCGCCGCGGATGCGGGCCAGCACACGTTCACGTTGAACCTGGGAAAGATTGGAGGAGATGTCCTCGGCGTCGAAACCGTATTGCTTCAGGATTGCCGCAACGTATTCCACATTGTTCTTGGTATTGCAAAAAATGATGGCGGAACTCGGGTTTTCCATCTCCAAAAGGCGGATCAGGACCCGGTCGCGGCTCATGCGGGGAACGACGCAGTAAACATGCTCGATTTCCGCGATATGGACCTGGTCCCCGGAGAGGCCAAGAAAAATCGGTTTGTTCAGGAACTCCTCGCCCAGGCGAATCACGCTCTCCGGATACGTGGCAGAGAACATGAAGGCGGCGTAGCCGCCACGCGGCAGGTAGCGCTGCAGTTCGCGCATGTCCGGGTAGAAGCCCACGGAAAGCATCCGGTCGGCCTCATCGAAGATGAGCACCCGGATATGGTCAAGGTTCAGGTTGCGACTGAGGAGATGGTCCAGGATTCGGCCCGGCGTGCCGACCACAAGGTGCGCGCCCTGGCGAAAAGCGTCGATCTGGGATTGGTAGCCGGTGCCGCCATAAACCGGAACCACGTTCAATCCCGTATCTCCCGCCAAGACACTGGCTTCCTCGCTGACCTGGCGGGCCAGTTCACGGGTTGGAACCAGAACCAGAGCCTGGCATTCGGCCTTCTTTGGATCAATTCGTTCCAGCAGGGGCAGGATGAAAGCTCCGGTCTTGCCGCTTCCGGTGCGGGCCTGGGCCATGATGTCCCGGCCGGCAAGCACATGGGGAATGGCTTTTTTCTGGACCGGGGTCAGCTCGGACCAGCCGGCCCGGGCGCAGGCCTGCCGCAGGACTTCAGGCAGCTCGCCCAGAGTTGTTTCAGGGTGCAAGTCATCATCCGGGACAGGGGCCTCTGGTTGTTCCTGGAGCGGATGGTCAATATTTTCGTCAGTCAATTGGTACTCCTTGCGTCTTTGGGTCAGCAACTTCTTTTGTCAGAATGGAACCGGATCGGCTTGCGTGATGTTATGCGAATACGCAAAAGCAAGGCAAGCGAACCGCTTGAAGATTTCTTGTAGTCATGTCCGCATATTGGCATGCCCGGTTCTACCAGTTCATGGTGGCCTTCCAGGCCGCGGTCAGTTCTTCGACGGCAGCGGCGATGATTGTGGATGGGCCGTGGTTGACGCGCAGGAAGGGCTCCGGGATGACCCGGCCGATGCGGCCCAGGATTTGGCCCCTGAAATGTTCTTCGAATGCCTGGGTCTGTTCCGGCGCGACGCAGACCAGAAGTCGTCCGGCGGATTCGCTGTAGAGCAGGATTTCCGAAGCGAGTTCGCCGGGACAGGCCGGAACGAGGGCCAGGTCGATCTCTGCTCCGAGACGTCCGGCAATGGCCATTTCCGCCACGGCGACACCCAGTCCGCCGTCGGAGAGGTCATGGGCCGCTCGAACAAGTCCGGCTCGAATGGTTGCATGCAGGGTCTGGTAACGGCGGCGGTTGGCCAGAGCGTCCACCTGGGGGACATGGCCGGAGGCAAGCCCGAGTTCAGAGGCAAATTCGCTGCCGCCCAGCTCGTTGCGCGTCGTGCCGAGCAGATAGATCGCGTCGCCGGGCTGTTTGAAGTCCGACGTGACGCAGGTCCGGACATCTTCCACCATGCCGACCAGGCTGAAGAGCACCGTGGGCGGCACGGATATTTTCACCCCGCCCACGGAGTAGTCGTTCTTCATGGAATCCTTGCCGGAAACGCAGGGCACGCCGTAGGCGAGGCAATAATGGGCCAGGGCCTGGTTGGCCCGGACCAGCTGCGCCAGCTTGTAGCGTCCATCCGGCGTCTTTTCGGACTGGACGG
Proteins encoded in this region:
- a CDS encoding response regulator, with the protein product MRLLVVEPDHLFRDNLVHHLRQRCFNVCIAEDRQELIQLLNEEQIDVALLGLDGLRREGLEMLRLILDVSPKTKVILMTNPDCLQYSIDGMKIGSFDDVLVPCDVDLLCSKIRQAIAHK
- a CDS encoding NifB/NifX family molybdenum-iron cluster-binding protein translates to MKKTDHQITPSSSGKILIVLHEDDVAPRFDLALGLFLAEVSADGAISNERTLVLPQSSAENLCRLLLTEKITVMICGGIEQEYYDYLTWKHIKIIDSVIGDYHWALRRFADSRLSSGDIQRPV
- a CDS encoding response regulator; the protein is MSLAKVLLVDDEVPFIETMVKRLSKRDFEIFTANSGQEALDQLDQHHDIDIVVLDVKMPGMDGIATLKEIKNRFPLIEVIMLTAHATVESAIDGMKLGAFDYLMKPAEIEDLVEKVKQAEKIKRDREEKIREAEAREITSRRG
- a CDS encoding sensor histidine kinase produces the protein MSAQPSRHSNTTLFVSLGLVLLSYLGAMALFWLSLGSSESVTTYGGISPHILMAGLVTLGFAGIGTAAFLLHRALAGEHLRDLLAMQNINEQVIETGKMASIGEMAAGIAHEINNPVAIMVEEAGWMEDLLQEDKELAKSSNFEELLRALAQIRNQGSRCRDITHKMLSFARKSNLRVEDVHLNSLIEEVSALSEKRALYANCRIELNLDQNLPAIPASTSEMQQVCLNLINNALDAMEEKGGILTITSTSSQINNIAEVHFADTGVGIPKANLSRIFDPFFTTKAVGKGTGLGLSICYTIINNMGGEIKVISQVDAGSLFVVRLPLTNVEQKQNLS
- a CDS encoding sigma-54 interaction domain-containing protein, whose product is MSEVHGLFSSAVSFQKILDEIPMGAMLLDSDRRIVAVNRALEAMTGFVRGDACGIRCANILRNAVCIENCPVEKGHFDLESEPCCLDGNIINRDRQKVPVRITVAPVTDVQGACCGYLETVENLQQVEGWAWKAENAYRFGHLIGNSPQMSKIFQAMPMIGLTDSTVLITGETGTGKDIIAEAIHLASDRSKGPFIKVNCGALPETLLESELFGHQKGAFTGAGENKPGRFKLAHNGTLFLTEIGDLPLGLQTKLLMFLDDKTVFPLGSTQGIKVNVRVIAATLRDLETMVQVGQFRSDLLFRLNVIRIHLPPLRDRTGDVLLLLDQLLRTLSEHAHKKITGYSPEALELLLEYSYPGNVRELKNIVEYAVTFCGAGKVQLAHLPDYLRLEHARGIGNTSSPLQEFTPAKQAENPERVLPHIVSEVPLSSGTTWKDMEKQMILDALKQAKGKRSQAADALGWGRSTLWRKMKALGLDT
- a CDS encoding response regulator, which translates into the protein MRILFVDDEVAYLSTIIKRLKSRGYQVHGAASGAEALEYLHLHDVDVVVMDVKMPGMDGLSVLREMKRSWPLMEVIMLTGHASVESGIQGMEMGAFDYVMKPARLEELLQKLQQAYERRSLAIAQSVAL
- a CDS encoding TusE/DsrC/DsvC family sulfur relay protein yields the protein MTQLDFGGKSCEVDQDGFLLDPECWNEDVARAILKHHNGPELNEQTLSILQFMREHYKKFNSFPILHAVCKKLNQPKECVREEFLDPLLAWKAAGLPKPENVVSEADDRNHEFYRLISMQ
- a CDS encoding DEAD/DEAH box helicase: MTDENIDHPLQEQPEAPVPDDDLHPETTLGELPEVLRQACARAGWSELTPVQKKAIPHVLAGRDIMAQARTGSGKTGAFILPLLERIDPKKAECQALVLVPTRELARQVSEEASVLAGDTGLNVVPVYGGTGYQSQIDAFRQGAHLVVGTPGRILDHLLSRNLNLDHIRVLIFDEADRMLSVGFYPDMRELQRYLPRGGYAAFMFSATYPESVIRLGEEFLNKPIFLGLSGDQVHIAEIEHVYCVVPRMSRDRVLIRLLEMENPSSAIIFCNTKNNVEYVAAILKQYGFDAEDISSNLSQVQRERVLARIRGGKLRFLVATDVAGRGIDIPGLSHVFLYEAPEDPESYIHRAGRTGRAGATGRVITLVDIMEKIELGRIAARFNINMLERKTPEEEDVTAVLEDRITVMLENKRRTMTLAQKERTARFVPTIPRFAHNEDTSALLAILLDELYQQTMNVPPPKPEEKPAPKATAMSAETSTTESQPKKKRRRRKPKKDDQGDSSTGDV